From the Heptranchias perlo isolate sHepPer1 chromosome 26, sHepPer1.hap1, whole genome shotgun sequence genome, one window contains:
- the LOC137342604 gene encoding homeobox-containing protein 1-like isoform X5, with translation MSYYNDEPRYTIEQIDLLQRLRRSGMTKHEIIHALETMERLDQEQSEKFVRRPNYSSNYGNNVSASSSTASAATQTQSIAQSPSPSNSYDTSPPPYNASHTGRESTASERLVASGTLSPRYQNSGSQRSYSFDTGEDDADLEEKVEEYMRRDSNAVKEEIKAFLANRRISQAVVGQVTGISQSYISQWLLQQGLDMSEPKKRAFYRWYLLEKNSPGATLSMRPVSTTTTEDPEWRSNVSPVTGNFRLRRGSRFTWRKECLSVMESYFGENQYPDEAKREEIANACNTVIQKPGKKLSEFERVTPLKVYNWFANRRKEMKRRANIEAAILESHGIDVQSPGGHSNSDDIEGNDYCEQVSHDY, from the exons ATGTCTTACTACAATGATGAGCCCCGGTACACTATTGAACAAATTGATCTTCTCCAACGCCTGCGCCGATCAGGAATGACTAAACACGAAATCATTCATGCACTTGAAACAATGGAACGGCTCGATCAGGAGCAAAGCGAAAAATTTGTCAGGCGACCCAACTACAGCAGTAACTATGGCAACAACGTTTCAGCATCCTCTTCAACTGCTTCTGCTGCTACACAGACTCAAAGTATAGCGCAATCACCGTCGCCTAGTAATAGCTATGACACATCGCCTCCACCCTACAATGCAAGCCACACAGGGCGAGAAAGCACAGCAAGTGAGAGACTTGTTGCCAGCGGAACACTGTCTCCGCGGTACCAGAACAGTGGGAGTCAAAGGTCATATAGTTTTGACACAGGAGAAGATGATGCAGACTTGGAGGAGAAAGTGGAAGAGTACATGAG AAGGGACAGCAATGCAGTAAAAGAAGAAATCAAAGCATTTTTAGCCAATCGGAGGATTTCTCAGGCTGTGGTGGGACAAGTCACAG GTATTAGCCAAAGCTATATATCCCAGTGGCTGTTGCAGCAGGGTCTTGATATGAGTGAGCCCAAGAAGCGGGCTTTTTATAGATGGTACCTTCTAGAGAAAAATAGTccag GTGCTACTTTAAGTATGAGGCCAGTTTCAACCACAACAACAGAGGACCCTGAGTGGCGGTCAAATGTCAGCCCGGTGACTGGAAACTTCCGTCTCAGAAGAGGAAGTAGATTTACCTGGCGTAAAGAGTGCCTGTCTGTCATGGAAAG TTATTTTGGTGAAAATCAGTATCCAGACGAGGCAAAGCGTGAGGAAATTGCAAACGCCTGTAATACAGTCATACAGAAACCAG GTAAAAAGCTATCAGAGTTTGAGCGAGTTACCCCTCTGAAAGTGTATAACTGGTTTGCCAATCGTCGGAAGGAGATGAAGAGAAGAGCAAACATAG AAGCAGCAATCCTGGAGAGTCACGGAATCGATGTGCAGAGTCCTGGTGGACATTCCAATAGTGACGACATCGAGGGCAACGACTACTGTGAGCAAGTGAGTCACGACTATTAG
- the LOC137342604 gene encoding homeobox-containing protein 1-like isoform X4 has translation MSYYNDEPRYTIEQIDLLQRLRRSGMTKHEIIHALETMERLDQEQSEKFVRRPNYSSNYGNNVSASSSTASAATQTQSIAQSPSPSNSYDTSPPPYNASHTGRESTASERLVASGTLSPRYQNSGSQRSYSFDTGEDDADLEEKVEEYMRRDSNAVKEEIKAFLANRRISQAVVGQVTGISQSYISQWLLQQGLDMSEPKKRAFYRWYLLEKNSPGATLSMRPVSTTTTEDPEWRSNVSPVTGNFRLRRGSRFTWRKECLSVMESYFGENQYPDEAKREEIANACNTVIQKPGKKLSEFERVTPLKVYNWFANRRKEMKRRANIEAAILESHGIDVQSPGGHSNSDDIEGNDYCEQHSVEYT, from the exons ATGTCTTACTACAATGATGAGCCCCGGTACACTATTGAACAAATTGATCTTCTCCAACGCCTGCGCCGATCAGGAATGACTAAACACGAAATCATTCATGCACTTGAAACAATGGAACGGCTCGATCAGGAGCAAAGCGAAAAATTTGTCAGGCGACCCAACTACAGCAGTAACTATGGCAACAACGTTTCAGCATCCTCTTCAACTGCTTCTGCTGCTACACAGACTCAAAGTATAGCGCAATCACCGTCGCCTAGTAATAGCTATGACACATCGCCTCCACCCTACAATGCAAGCCACACAGGGCGAGAAAGCACAGCAAGTGAGAGACTTGTTGCCAGCGGAACACTGTCTCCGCGGTACCAGAACAGTGGGAGTCAAAGGTCATATAGTTTTGACACAGGAGAAGATGATGCAGACTTGGAGGAGAAAGTGGAAGAGTACATGAG AAGGGACAGCAATGCAGTAAAAGAAGAAATCAAAGCATTTTTAGCCAATCGGAGGATTTCTCAGGCTGTGGTGGGACAAGTCACAG GTATTAGCCAAAGCTATATATCCCAGTGGCTGTTGCAGCAGGGTCTTGATATGAGTGAGCCCAAGAAGCGGGCTTTTTATAGATGGTACCTTCTAGAGAAAAATAGTccag GTGCTACTTTAAGTATGAGGCCAGTTTCAACCACAACAACAGAGGACCCTGAGTGGCGGTCAAATGTCAGCCCGGTGACTGGAAACTTCCGTCTCAGAAGAGGAAGTAGATTTACCTGGCGTAAAGAGTGCCTGTCTGTCATGGAAAG TTATTTTGGTGAAAATCAGTATCCAGACGAGGCAAAGCGTGAGGAAATTGCAAACGCCTGTAATACAGTCATACAGAAACCAG GTAAAAAGCTATCAGAGTTTGAGCGAGTTACCCCTCTGAAAGTGTATAACTGGTTTGCCAATCGTCGGAAGGAGATGAAGAGAAGAGCAAACATAG AAGCAGCAATCCTGGAGAGTCACGGAATCGATGTGCAGAGTCCTGGTGGACATTCCAATAGTGACGACATCGAGGGCAACGACTACTGTGAGCAA CATAGCGTAGAATATACTTGA